A genomic region of Bosea sp. 124 contains the following coding sequences:
- a CDS encoding MerR family DNA-binding transcriptional regulator, whose translation MTGRFTISDLARDFGVTLRTLRFYESRGLIAPARSGMTRIYSGRDRARLALILKGKQLGFTLVEIRAMLANEEKKSGESGSASVGGLQLSHEQVLEQLELLRAQRAEIDEAIAELEASSARFAKA comes from the coding sequence ATGACCGGCCGCTTCACCATCAGTGATCTCGCCCGCGATTTCGGCGTGACGTTGCGCACCCTGCGCTTCTACGAATCGCGCGGTCTGATCGCACCGGCCCGCTCCGGTATGACGCGGATCTATTCGGGTCGCGACCGGGCTCGCCTGGCTCTGATTCTCAAGGGCAAGCAGCTCGGCTTCACGCTGGTCGAGATTCGCGCCATGCTCGCCAATGAGGAGAAGAAGAGCGGCGAGTCCGGCTCGGCCTCTGTCGGCGGCCTCCAGCTCAGCCATGAGCAGGTTCTCGAGCAGCTCGAACTGCTGCGCGCCCAGCGTGCCGAGATCGACGAAGCCATCGCCGAGCTCGAAGCTTCCTCGGCGCGCTTCGCCAAGGCCTGA